A genomic stretch from Verrucomicrobiota bacterium includes:
- a CDS encoding glycoside hydrolase family 127 protein: MNGPGDRTARISVPAYAGERYEAEVPDTLDLVERAVLAINAMTRVGDADRDGELFFMTEFAEDPPKLYHEWSGIFNTTKFLESLPLMRIMSGSDYNLDVDAKLMGSYLRGAGKDGLYYRPVEHRPWSFCSMQGHEAVKTTRDPYCFIFGEGRLIMAMCMWYRRDRNELWRTLIEAKIQRLLQMGYRKGDAICFDRIIVPGHVIAKEPPVGAVSLDSWVPYGVMEYYRLTGYEPALDLARRQVNHLRSWFGTNGRFLEYHFHLSTAALIDILEYAVTVNDRALVELVGNAYAFAKEIGEPLVGFFPEVVRKSYPACESCDVADMVFLALRLTEAGQGDYWEDVDRWVRNQFIENQMTRTDWVDYEKIMALQTDEAKDRIARQIETARKMPGIADDRDVMERCLGSWSGWAVANEWVSPQQAGIQQCCTGNAARTLYYIWDSVVTADASDTWVNLLLNRASPWLDVDSHLPYEGKVVIKNKTAKKLSVRIPEGTPREQVACDVNAERRKTAWSGNYVEIGGLKKGDLVTVEFPLLERSLFRVIGDLPYRLTLKGNTVVGIDPEGRICPLYQRDHYKANKAPMKKMTRFVSEEIIRRPKSHWPGFRPGNRDGDKLPSSKPQR; encoded by the coding sequence ATGAACGGCCCCGGCGACAGAACCGCCAGGATCAGTGTCCCTGCGTACGCGGGCGAGCGCTACGAGGCGGAGGTCCCAGACACGCTCGACCTGGTCGAGCGAGCAGTTCTGGCCATCAACGCCATGACCAGGGTGGGGGACGCGGACCGCGACGGCGAGCTGTTCTTCATGACGGAGTTCGCGGAAGACCCTCCGAAGCTGTACCACGAGTGGAGCGGAATCTTCAATACGACGAAGTTCCTCGAATCGCTGCCGCTCATGCGCATCATGAGCGGCAGCGACTACAACCTCGATGTCGACGCCAAGCTCATGGGCAGCTACCTCCGCGGCGCTGGGAAGGATGGCCTGTACTACCGGCCGGTCGAACACCGGCCATGGTCCTTCTGCTCGATGCAGGGGCACGAGGCGGTCAAAACGACCCGCGATCCATACTGCTTCATCTTCGGCGAAGGCCGGCTGATCATGGCGATGTGCATGTGGTACCGGCGCGACCGCAACGAGCTCTGGAGGACGCTGATCGAGGCGAAAATTCAGAGACTGCTTCAGATGGGCTATCGAAAGGGCGACGCCATCTGCTTCGACCGGATCATCGTGCCGGGACACGTTATCGCGAAAGAGCCCCCGGTTGGCGCGGTAAGCCTTGATTCCTGGGTGCCCTATGGCGTGATGGAGTACTACCGACTCACGGGGTACGAACCGGCGCTCGATCTTGCGCGCCGGCAGGTGAACCATCTCCGGAGTTGGTTCGGCACAAACGGGCGCTTTCTCGAATACCATTTCCACCTGAGCACGGCCGCGCTCATCGACATTCTCGAGTACGCGGTCACCGTGAATGACAGGGCTCTCGTCGAGCTTGTGGGAAACGCCTACGCCTTCGCAAAGGAGATCGGCGAGCCCCTTGTCGGGTTCTTTCCCGAAGTGGTCAGAAAGAGCTACCCGGCATGCGAGAGCTGCGACGTGGCTGACATGGTATTCCTGGCCTTGCGGCTCACCGAGGCCGGTCAAGGCGACTACTGGGAAGACGTGGATCGGTGGGTGCGCAACCAATTCATCGAAAACCAGATGACGAGGACCGACTGGGTCGACTACGAAAAGATCATGGCCCTCCAGACTGACGAAGCCAAGGATCGAATCGCGCGCCAGATCGAGACGGCGAGGAAGATGCCCGGTATCGCCGACGATCGGGACGTGATGGAGCGGTGCCTCGGATCATGGTCCGGATGGGCAGTGGCGAACGAGTGGGTCAGCCCCCAGCAGGCTGGCATACAGCAGTGCTGCACCGGCAACGCCGCGAGGACCCTCTACTACATATGGGACAGCGTAGTGACGGCAGACGCCTCAGACACCTGGGTCAACCTTTTGCTCAATCGCGCGTCTCCCTGGCTCGATGTGGACAGCCATCTCCCCTACGAGGGGAAGGTCGTCATCAAGAACAAGACGGCGAAGAAGCTGTCTGTTCGTATTCCCGAAGGGACGCCGCGCGAGCAGGTCGCCTGCGACGTGAACGCCGAGAGGCGAAAGACCGCTTGGTCGGGGAACTACGTCGAAATCGGCGGACTGAAGAAGGGCGACCTCGTTACAGTCGAGTTCCCGCTACTCGAGAGATCCCTCTTCAGGGTCATCGGCGACCTTCCGTACAGGCTGACGCTGAAGGGCAACACGGTCGTGGGAATAGACCCTGAAGGAAGGATCTGTCCTCTCTACCAAAGAGACCACTACAAGGCCAATAAGGCGCCCATGAAGAAGATGACCCGGTTCGTCTCGGAAGAGATTATTCGGAGACCGAAGAGCCACTGGCCCGGCTTTCGTCCTGGGAATCGGGATGGTGACAAGCTGCCCTCCAGCAAACCGCAACGATGA
- a CDS encoding calcineurin-like phosphoesterase family protein, producing the protein MRLVVPVLFLLVASGCGTVPHADQPQPVRGIVYHDANGNGVRDDGEKGLASMRVSNGREIALTDAAGTYSLPIGDDAIIFVIKPRGWMTPVNEVNLPRFFYIHKPAGSPRLKYPGVEPTGPLPESIDFPLVKREEPDSFRIIVFGDTQTETLQQVGYLAHDVVEEVIGFQEGAGADSAAVFGLLLGDIVDNELELMGPVNEVIAQIGLPFYGVIGNHDTNQDVSADTLSDEAFESIYGPVYYSFDYGPVHFLVLDTIYWTGKADDWPEPWRPGLGERQLQFIRNDLALVEDDRLVVLAMHVPIVQIRDEERAALYRNLAKHSRVVSFSAHTHIQEHAFLEGEDGWPTADSHHHINFGAVCGYWWYGATDELGIPHATMADGTPNGWSLITFDDNAYSVRFKAARRPADYQMNVYAPEEIAASEAADTEVLVNVFAGSSRSLVKMRIDKGPWIDMRQKANRLDPAAEALDQVGGDCPHLWQAHLPAGPTPGTHTIEVTTTDMFGQTYAGRRIIRVK; encoded by the coding sequence ATGCGCCTCGTCGTCCCAGTTCTCTTTCTCCTCGTGGCCTCCGGGTGCGGGACCGTTCCGCATGCGGACCAGCCTCAGCCGGTCAGAGGCATCGTCTATCACGATGCGAACGGCAACGGCGTGCGTGACGACGGCGAAAAAGGCCTCGCCTCGATGCGGGTCTCGAACGGCCGCGAGATCGCCCTGACCGATGCGGCCGGCACCTACTCGTTGCCCATCGGGGACGACGCGATCATCTTCGTGATCAAGCCGCGCGGGTGGATGACGCCGGTCAACGAGGTCAACCTGCCGCGGTTCTTCTACATCCACAAGCCGGCTGGGTCGCCACGCCTCAAGTATCCGGGCGTCGAGCCGACGGGGCCGCTCCCCGAGTCGATCGACTTCCCGCTCGTGAAGCGCGAGGAACCGGATAGCTTCCGTATCATCGTGTTTGGCGACACGCAGACCGAGACTCTCCAGCAGGTGGGGTACCTTGCCCACGACGTCGTCGAGGAAGTGATCGGCTTCCAGGAAGGGGCGGGCGCGGACAGCGCTGCGGTTTTCGGGTTGTTGCTTGGTGATATCGTTGACAACGAGCTGGAGCTCATGGGGCCGGTCAACGAGGTGATTGCCCAGATCGGCCTGCCGTTCTATGGCGTGATCGGCAACCACGATACGAACCAGGATGTAAGCGCGGACACGCTGTCCGACGAGGCGTTCGAGAGCATCTACGGCCCGGTGTACTACTCGTTCGATTACGGTCCGGTGCATTTCCTCGTGCTCGACACCATCTATTGGACAGGGAAAGCGGACGACTGGCCGGAGCCGTGGCGCCCGGGTCTCGGTGAGCGGCAGCTCCAGTTCATTCGCAATGACTTGGCGCTGGTGGAAGACGACCGGCTCGTCGTCCTGGCGATGCACGTCCCCATCGTCCAGATCCGTGATGAGGAGCGCGCAGCGCTGTACCGGAATCTGGCGAAGCACTCGCGTGTGGTCTCGTTCTCAGCGCACACGCACATCCAGGAACATGCCTTCCTCGAAGGGGAAGATGGCTGGCCCACCGCGGACTCGCACCACCACATCAACTTCGGCGCGGTGTGCGGTTACTGGTGGTACGGCGCCACCGACGAGCTGGGCATCCCCCACGCGACAATGGCTGACGGTACGCCGAACGGCTGGTCACTCATCACGTTCGATGACAACGCGTACTCGGTCCGCTTCAAGGCGGCGCGCCGTCCGGCCGATTACCAGATGAACGTCTACGCACCCGAGGAGATCGCGGCCAGCGAAGCGGCGGATACCGAAGTGCTCGTCAACGTCTTCGCCGGCTCGTCAAGGTCCTTGGTGAAGATGCGCATCGACAAGGGGCCATGGATCGATATGCGACAGAAGGCCAACCGACTCGACCCCGCCGCCGAAGCCCTCGATCAGGTCGGCGGCGATTGCCCGCACTTGTGGCAGGCGCACCTACCGGCCGGCCCCACCCCCGGCACACACACGATCGAAGTGACCACCACCGATATGTTCGGGCAGACGTATGCGGGACGACGGATCATCCGGGTGAAGTGA
- a CDS encoding calcineurin-like phosphoesterase C-terminal domain-containing protein: MRALCVVFLSVWVIWCNAASGAEATTAKGVVFEDANGNGVRDDGEAGIAGVRVSNGREIVLTGEDGAYALPVSDDTILFVIKPRGWMTPVDGLNLPRFYSIHKPAGSPKLEYAGVEPTGPLPVSVDFPLVKHDEPDAFSIIVFGDTQTRSLDDVNYLEHDVIEEVIGHQNTVSAPAVFGISLGDLLYDRLEIAAALDGAVAQIGVPFYNVLGNHDTNQDVKDDELSDETWERLYGPAYYSFDYGPVHFIHLDSVMWHWNQEEDRGDYHGGLGERQLEFVKNDLALVPKDQLVVLSMHIPILELDERGELYALMAGHLHCISFSGHTHTQQHVFVSTDNGWPGATPHHHVNVGAACGYWWHGDKDELGIPHATMGDGTPNGWMLVTFDGTAYSIRFKAARRPADHQMNIHTPEEVSVADAPTTDVLANVFAGSERSAVQMRVGKGAWSKMTMVTTGDPYMKALGYGGNHCNHMWQANLPTGLTPGTHTIEVTTTDMFGQTYTGRRIIRVVEGESTKAE, from the coding sequence ATGCGAGCGCTCTGTGTGGTGTTTCTCAGCGTGTGGGTGATCTGGTGCAATGCCGCGTCCGGAGCAGAGGCGACCACAGCCAAAGGTGTGGTGTTCGAAGACGCGAACGGGAACGGCGTGCGTGACGACGGTGAGGCGGGGATCGCCGGGGTGCGGGTGTCGAATGGGCGCGAGATCGTGCTCACCGGCGAGGACGGCGCCTACGCGCTCCCTGTCAGCGACGATACGATTCTCTTTGTGATCAAGCCGCGCGGATGGATGACGCCGGTCGACGGTCTCAACCTCCCGCGTTTCTACTCCATCCACAAGCCGGCGGGATCGCCGAAGCTCGAGTATGCCGGCGTCGAGCCGACCGGGCCGCTCCCGGTGTCGGTGGACTTCCCGCTCGTGAAGCATGACGAGCCGGATGCGTTCAGCATCATCGTGTTCGGCGACACACAGACACGGTCGCTCGATGACGTGAACTACCTCGAGCACGACGTGATCGAGGAGGTGATCGGCCACCAGAACACGGTCTCAGCACCCGCCGTGTTCGGGATCTCGCTCGGCGACCTGCTCTACGACCGCCTCGAGATCGCCGCAGCGCTCGACGGGGCGGTGGCGCAGATCGGCGTGCCGTTCTACAACGTGCTCGGCAACCACGACACGAACCAGGACGTCAAGGACGATGAGTTGTCGGACGAGACGTGGGAACGCCTCTACGGGCCGGCGTACTACTCGTTCGACTACGGCCCGGTGCACTTCATCCACCTCGACAGCGTGATGTGGCACTGGAATCAGGAGGAGGACCGCGGCGACTATCATGGCGGGCTCGGCGAGCGGCAGCTCGAGTTCGTCAAGAACGACCTTGCGCTCGTGCCCAAGGACCAGCTCGTCGTGCTCAGCATGCACATCCCGATACTCGAACTCGATGAGCGCGGCGAGCTCTATGCGCTGATGGCCGGGCACCTGCACTGCATCTCATTCTCGGGACACACGCACACCCAGCAGCACGTGTTCGTTAGCACGGACAACGGGTGGCCTGGTGCGACGCCGCATCACCACGTCAACGTCGGCGCCGCGTGCGGCTACTGGTGGCATGGCGACAAAGACGAGCTCGGCATTCCGCACGCGACCATGGGCGACGGCACACCGAACGGCTGGATGCTCGTGACGTTCGACGGCACCGCGTACTCGATCCGCTTCAAGGCCGCGCGCCGCCCGGCCGACCACCAGATGAACATCCATACACCCGAGGAGGTATCGGTTGCAGACGCGCCGACCACCGACGTGCTTGCCAACGTCTTCGCAGGTTCTGAACGTTCTGCCGTCCAGATGCGCGTCGGCAAGGGGGCGTGGTCCAAGATGACGATGGTCACGACCGGCGATCCTTACATGAAGGCGCTGGGGTACGGCGGCAACCACTGCAACCATATGTGGCAGGCCAATCTCCCCACCGGGCTCACGCCCGGCACACACACGATCGAAGTGACCACCACTGACATGTTCGGGCAGACGTATACGGGGCGGCGCATCATCCGGGTGGTAGAGGGTGAGAGCACCAAAGCGGAGTAA
- a CDS encoding HEPN domain-containing protein produces the protein MGKSADSWRQRAEYDLETARAMLDAGRSLYVLFCCQHAIEKALKALIVERTGELPPRIHNLPRLADAAGLELNGEGRICTPPCLLSTSKRGILRRSVRLARRSPGRGRRPRWRKPRSRFDGCSQC, from the coding sequence ATGGGCAAGAGCGCCGATAGCTGGAGGCAACGTGCGGAATACGACCTGGAGACCGCCCGCGCCATGCTCGATGCCGGACGCTCCCTCTACGTGCTCTTCTGCTGCCAGCACGCGATCGAAAAAGCACTCAAGGCGCTCATCGTCGAGCGCACCGGCGAGCTGCCGCCGCGTATCCACAATCTGCCGCGTCTGGCCGACGCAGCCGGTCTGGAGTTGAACGGGGAGGGGAGGATCTGTACGCCACCTTGTCTGCTTTCTACATCCAAACGAGGTATCCTGAGGAGATCGGTGCGCTTGGCGCGGAGATCACCCGGGAGAGGGCGAAGACCACGTTGGAGAAAACCGAGGAGTCGGTTCGATGGCTGTTCTCAATGCTGA